DNA sequence from the Candidatus Hydrogenedentota bacterium genome:
TTCCGCCACTTCGCCGCCCATGAAATACCGCAGCGCGTCCATCGCGTGGCAGCCGGCGGACAGCAGCGAGCTCGCGCCGATTTCCTTCTTTACGTTCCACGCGTACTGCTTGTACCAGGGGCCGATGCCGTGGAAGTAGTCCACCTCGCCCATGTACACCCGACCGATCGCGTCGTCCGCGATCTGCTTCTTGATAATGTCGAAAAGCGGATTCCAGCGGAGCACGAAGCTCACCGCCGACTTCACGCCGGCCTTCGACACCGCGTCCCGTATCGCGCGCGCATCCTCCACCGTTACCGCCATCGCCTTCTCCAGCAGAATGTGCTTGCCCGCGCTGGCGGACGCCACCGCCTGCTCCTTGTGCACATTCGGGGGCGTGCAGATCGACACAATGTCGATGCCGTCCTGTTTGAGCGCCGCGTCCAGATCCGTATACGTGGGGCAGGTCAGGCCGAGGCCCTCGGCGAAGGCCTTTGTCCGGCCCGCGTCCCGCCCGCACACCGCGCGCACTTCCGCCCGCGAATCGGCCTGAAACGCCTTCACGTGTTCACCGGCCACCCATCCCGTGCCTACTATCACCACCCCGAGCTTGCTCATGACGTTCTCCTTCGGTTCCGCTTCTGGTTAACGTGGTACCGGGGAGTGTAGCATCCGGCGGCGCCCCTTGGCATCCCGGACCCGGGCCCTGCGCGCGCGCAAACGAAACGCCGCCCGCACAGCCTTTTCCGGAGGCGGGCTGTTCGGTCTCATCCGGTTCGCGCGTCGTTGCAATCCGTGTTATCGGTGTAATCCGTGGTCAAGAAAGGAGATCACCACGACGGGCACGAAGAAGATACAGAGAAGAGCTTTAACCGCAGAGAACGCAGAGAGCGCATAGGGTGTTATCGTGCGCGGACGGACTGGGGCGGTTGAATGGGGGCATGTTTTATAACCGCGAATGCATCGGGAGCAGCGGCGGGCCGCGGTCAGAATTTGTGACCACGGATTGCACGGATGACACGGATAGAAGATCGTTCCGGTGGTTGAGGCCTGCCGGCGGCTGCGTGCGAATTTCGACGCAGCCTGTTCGGATTGTTCAGCATCGGAATGGTAGCGGAGTTGATCGGGCGGCGGGTTGTTCGGTCTTGTCCGGTTCGCGCGTTGCCGCAATTCGTGTCATTGGTGTAATCCTTGGTCAAGAAAAAGAGATCATCACGAAGGGCACGAAGGACACGAGGAAAAACAGAGAAGAGCTTTAACCGCAGAGAACGCAGAGAGCGCATAGGGTGTTATTGTGCGCGGACGGACTGTGGCGGTTGAACGGGGGCGTGTCTTTAACCACGAATGGACACCAATGCACACAAATGCAGCGGGATCCCCGGTGCGAGAGGATCCCGCTGCACCTACCCTCCCCAACACCGAACCGAACGGTCCGGCTTGCGCCGGCAACCCCTAGACGAGTTCCATGTTATGAAGGATTACATACGCGCCATAGAGCACGCAGAGAAAGGAGAACCAGAAGACCGGAATCGGACGCGCGCTTCGCCCGCAGTGGAAGCAGAATTTCGCGCTGACCCGTATGGACTCTCCGCAGGAGCGACATTTCGTGTAACAGACTTGCATAGCCACATCCTCCGTGATCGTTGTTGATCGTGAAGCCACGCCAACCATTATGCAACGTGCGTGCCAACTCGAGTCGCATGGGGTAAGTCTGAATAAACTACTGATATTGAACAGCTTACAAATAACCGCCGCCGGGCCGAGCCCGTCGCAATATCGTCATATTCTTGTCATAGTGACAGCCCGCCGCCGATCCGCCGTTGACGCTTCCGCAGTCGCCCCCTATAATACGCGCCGTTGCGCAACCCTGGAACCGCCTGGTGACTTCCCCCGAAAAAATCCCCGTAATCATCGCGGTCGGCGATTTCGCCAGCGGTGTTACGTCGTGGGCGCTTCGGCTTCGCGAGGCCTTTGAAGCCCACCCGCGCTACCGAATCCTGCTGATGAACTGCACGGACACGCGCAACCGGATCGCGGACTTCGATCTCCACGCGGCCAGCGCCCGCCGCGCGCGGGAGCTCCTGGCGGCCTTCGATACCGCCATTGTCGTCCCCAACTTCGTCTGGGATCTCATACCGATCTGTGTGGAGATCAACGCAACTGGCAAGCAACTTCGGTGCATCGGGTACTGCCGCGCGGATTCCGAGCCGGAGTACTACGCGCCGCTCCGCTGGTACGCCCCCGCCTTCGCGCAATTCGCCACGGTCAGCCCCGCTTGCACGCGCGCGCTGGCCGAACGCCTCGATCGCGATCCGGCTTCGATCCACACCCTGCCCGCCGGGGTGCATGTTCCCGAAATGCTGGACCGCGCCTGGCAAACCGCGCCCATCCGCCTCGCGTACGGCGGCCGCATCGTGCAGGAGCAGAAGCGCGTGATGGACTTCGTTCCGCTTGTCGCCGCCCTCGAGGCGCGCGGCGTGGATTTCCGCTTCGATATCGCCGGCGTGGGACCGCAACGGGATGAACTGGAGCGGAGCATCGCGGGAGTCGATACCGCCGGACGCGTCCGCTTCCACCCGCGCCGCAAGCCGCCGGAGATGCCCGCGTTCTGGGCCGATCATGATGTATTCGTGCAGGTGTCGGACTTCGAGGGTACGAGCAACAGCATGCTCGAGTCCATGGCCGCTGGCGTCGTGCCGGTCCTGACCAGAACCGCCAGCGGCGTGGACGGCATCGTCGCGCACGGCGAGAACGGCTTCCTGGCGCCCCCCGGGGACATGGATGCCCTGGCGGACGCCATTGCCCAACTCGCCTCGGACCCCGCTCGCCTCGCGCGTATGGGGGCGGCGGCGCATGCGGCGGTGCGGCCCTGCGCCATGCCACGGCACGTGGAACTGTTCGCCGCCATGCTCAACGCGGCCCTGGAGGCGCCCCCGGCGGCGTGGCCCGAGGGCCGCCCCCTGGCCCCGCCCGAGCCGTTCCACGGCGTCCGGCTCGCCCCGGACCACGCCGTACCCGGCAAACGCCGCATCGCCATACTCTTCCCCTCGCCGCTACGTGGGGGCGCGGAAGACTACGCGCTGGCCGTCGCGGCGGGCGCCGTTCGCGCGGGCCATGATGTCCACGCCGCCTGCTCGAAGCGCACCGCCCTGCGAGATTTGACGCGGGACTTTTTTCGCGCCGGGGTCTTTCACCACACGCTGGAAATCTGCGATGTCGGCCCGAAATCGGGGCAGGCCCTCTTCTACAAACGCTTCACGCGCACCATCCGTCTGCTCCGGCGCCTGAAACCGGACGCCGCGCTCTACATGCTCTGTGGCATGCAGTATGGCTTCCTCAGCCTGCTCGCGTGCGCCGTCGCAAAAACCCCGACCCTCGTGGTCTTCCAGCTCGTGCGCGACGACATCCGCATCCCGCCACGCCGCCGCGCCATCTACCGCTGGATGCGCGCCCGGGGCCAGCGATACGTCGCTGTGTCCGCCGAAAACCGGGACCGGCTCGCCCGCGCCTTTGGAATGCCGCCGGACGAGATTCTCGTTATCCCGAATGGCGTTCGGATAGACCGCTTCGCCTTCGACGATGAGCAACGGGCCGGAGCCCGCGCGCGCGTTCGGGAAGCACTCAACCTCCCCCCCGACGCCGTGCTCTGCCTGACCGTCGGACGCCTCAGCCACCAGAAGGGCCACGATATCCTTGTCCCGGCCATCCCACACGTTGTGGCGCGCTTCCCCGGGGTTCATTTTCTCTGGGCGGGCGACGGGCCCCGGGAGAAAAAACTGCGCGCCCTGCTGGTTACCTATGGCGCGTCCCCGCACGTCACCCTGCTCGGGCGGCGGGACGATATGCCGGAGCTCCTGAACGCCTGCGACCTCCTCGTGCACCCCGCGCGCTTTGAAGGCCAGCCCTTCTCCGTGCTTGAAGCGATGGCGGCCGGCCTGCCCGTGGTCAGCGCCGCCGCCAGCGGCATTCCGGAGATCATCGCCCACGAGGTCCACGGGCTGCTCTGCCGGCCCGACGATATTGGCGCACTGCGCGACGCGATCCTCGACGCGCTGGCGGATCCCGAAGCGATGGCGCGCCGCGCCGACGCCGCCCGGGAACGCGTCGCGGAATTCAGCGAGGACGCCATGATCGCCCAGACCCTGCGCGCGCTGGACGCGCTGGCGGATGGCCCATGACCGCCCCACCCGTCGACACCCGGCCTATTGTGCTCTGGATCCATCCCGGCGGCCTGGTCCCCATATCGGGCGGGGGCGCCGCGCGAACGTGGGCGCTCATCGCGCACCTCCGCGCGGGCGGCTTCGCGGTGCACCTCGTCACCGGCGATCACGGCGAGCACAACGCGGGGCTGGAGGCGCTGGTGGACCGCCTGTGGATCCCCGGGGGCGCCGCCCCCCCTTCGGGTCGCCCGGCTACGAAGGCCGCTCTTGAACGCACGCTGAAAGGCCTCTGGCGCCGGCTGGACCCCGACCTCCGCGCCTACCGCCGCCTCGCCGCCCGTTCCAACCGGCCTTCCGCTTCCCTGAACGCCCTCGTGCGCAACCGCCGCCCCGCCCTGGAGGCCTTCGCGGGCGAAATCGCCTACCGCATCCATCCAACCGCCGCCATCGCCAGCTACGTGTGGCTCGCCCCCGCGCTCGACCGCATGCCGCCGGGAACGCTGCGCCTTCTCGACACCATCGATATTCAGCATGTGCGCGAGGAAACGGCGCGCGCCGCCGGGGGAAGCCTGCCGCACGCCCGTTGCGCGCGGGACGACGAAACTCGGGAGTTTGGCCGCGCGGATGTGCTGATTGCGATACAGGCGGAGGAGGCGGCCCAGATACGGGCGATGCGCCCCGATCGGGAGGTGCTGGTCGCCGGGCACGCGCTGAAACCGCTCCCATACAAGCCCTCGCCGGCCGGATCCCGCGAGCTGCTCTATGTCGGCAACCGCTACGACCCCAACGTCATCGGCCTGCGCACCCTGTTGCGCGACGTCTGGCCCGCCGTGCGCGCGGCCTGTCCCGACGCGGCGCTGACGGTGTGCGGGCGCGTCGCGGAAACCGTCCGCCGCGCGCCGGAGGGCGTGTCGCTCGTCGGCCATACGCCCGACCTGAACCCGTATTACGCCCGGGCCGCCGCCGTCTTGAATCCGGTTCCCTACGGCACCGGCCTGAAGATCAAGACGGTGGAGGCGATGGCCCATGGACGTTGCGTGATCTGCACGAAAGCGGGCGCGGGCGGCCTCGGGGATCCAACGGAACTCCCCATCATCGTCGCCGATCCCGCGGCGGATATGGCTGCGGCGATCTTGGGCATCCTGCGCGACACGGCGCGCCGGCATGATCTCGAACAGCGCGCCGCCGCCTGCGCGCGGGAGCGATTCCACCCCGACGCGGCCTACGGCGCCCTGGTCGCGCGACTTGAGACGCACGTGGGCGGCGCGGATCAATCGAAGAGGCCGTCGTAGCCGCGGCGTTCGAACACATCCAGCGCGGTGTGGGCGCTCGCGTTGAACACCCGGCGCCCATCCGCCTCGAAGGCCGCGCGCGCCGCCGCGTAGGCGGCTTCCTGCCGCGCGACATCCGGCACGCCGATCTGATCCCCGACCTGGTAATACTGGTTGCTGAAATGCAGCCCCCGGATCAGCTCGACGTTCTCTTCCGTGATCGTGATCTTCCCCGGCGGAAAGCGCTTCGGCAGTTCGCCGTAGTCGTGGTCCAGCCCGATGAGATACACCGGGTCGCAGCCCAGGTGATACGCGAGTTGCAGCATGATGTAGGTCACCGTGCTGCCGAGATGCACAATGGCCGCGAAATCACGGGAAAACTGGGGATAGAGATCTTCCCAGTAGTACAATTGCCCGCGCATCCGCGGCGCATTGAAGAAGAGGGTCCGCCGATCGGGCTTGAACGCGTAGGCGTTGTAGATCGCCGCCAGCTTCACCGGCCCGGAAACCCGGCCGACGTCGTGACGCCGTAGCTCCAGTTGCTCGATATCCTCAAAGACCAGGTAGGACGTGTGAAAGCCCCACTCCGGAAAAGCCTGGTAAATCCCGTTGCAGCCGATCGTGACCTCGCGCCGCAGCTTCGCCAGGTCCAGCGCCTGGAGGCTCGGCCCATTCGCGATGATGAAACACCGGCGGCCGCGCTGCTTGTTGCGCATGAGCGCCAGCCGCTGCTGGCTGCCGGGGATGTGGGTGAAGCGCGGCATACCCCACGGGCCCAGCTTGAGCCCCACCCGATCAAAGTAGCCGCGCCGCGCGCGCAGCAGCCGCCAGTACGCCAGGGGCAGCGCATATTTCGGGAACTTCGGCGTCCAGGCGATCATCCGGCGAACTGTCCCGCCGCCGTCCCGGCCCGCCGCCCCGGCTGTCCCTGCGCGCTCATACGATCAGGCGTCTCCCGGGCCTCAGCCCGCCGGTAGCTCCAGCGGTGTGGCGGACACCAGTATGCCGTCCTCGTCCGCGTAGATATAGTGTCCGGGGTGAAAGGTCACTCCCGCAAAACGCACCGGAACATTGTGCCGCCCCAGCCCCCGCTTCTCCGTCTTGCAGGGATGCGTGCCCAGCGCCTTCACCCCCAGATCCATCGCGGCGATATCGGCCGAATCGCGGATGCAACCGTTGATCAGCACGCCCGCCCAGCCATTCTTCACCGCGCTCGCGGCGATCATATCCCCGAGCATCGCCCGGCGCATCGATGCGCCGCCGTCCACCACAAGCACCTTGCCTTCGCCCGGCTCCGCCAGGCATTCCTTGACCTTGCTGTTGTCCTCGAAGGCCTTCACGGTCTCGATCACGCCGCAAAACCGCGAGCGGCCGCCGAAATCGCGAAAGGGCTGCTCCGCAATATCCACCTGCTCCGGAAACTGGTCGCACAAATCAGCCGTCTTGAATGCCATGAACGCTTCTCCCTGCATGGTTGCCGGTGGGAGTGTAGCAAGCCGGCGCGCGGCCGCTCAATGCGGACGGCGGGACAATCGTATATCAACCGTCCTTACGCCGGCAGCCGTCCAGCACTGGCATTCACATCAATCAATCAACACGCGCCAACGTGGCTTGGGCTTCCAGCCTGAGGCAACATGAGTGGTGTATTCGAGCGACCGATTGAAGCCTTGAATGCAGCTTCGGAATCCCAGGACGAATCAAGCATTTCGTTATTCGTTTAGAATCCAGAGAGACATTCCGGGCCTTTCCGTGAATTTCGTGGTCGGTATACTTTTTCTTGACCACGGATTACACCGATGACACGGATTGCAGCGACGCGCGAACCGGATGACGCCGGCCAGCCCGCCGCCCGATCAACCCCGCTACAATGCTGATGAGGAAGAACCCGAGCGGGCCGCCTCGGAAATCGCACGCAGCCGCCGGCAGGTCTCAATCACCGGAACGATCATCTATCCGTGTCATCAGTGTAATCCGTGGTCACAAATCCTGATCGCGGCCAGCGGCTGCTCTAAGAGCTTCGTGGCAATCCCCTCGCCGGTTGCGGCCAGCGGCTGCCCCCCACTCTTTGTGGCGCCCGATCCATCCCGCCGCATGCCACGCCACTTGACATATACCCCCTGGGGGTATATAATCCGATCAGACTAACCCCACGGATATCGCCCATGCACGACCCGGAAACCCAGAAAAAAATCGCACACCGGCTCCGCCGCATTGAGGGCCAGGTCGCCGGCATCCGCCGCATGGTGGAGGACGGCAAGTATTGCGTGGACATCCTCACGCAGATCTCCGCCGCCCAGTCCGCCCTGGCGCAGACCGGCAAGGTCGTGCTGGGCCAGCACATGGCCACGTGCGTCAAGGACACCTTCGAGGATGGCAACGAAGCGGATCGCGATCAGAAGATCGCGGAACTGCTGGATGTCTTCATCCGCTATGCCGGACCCGGCCTGCGCTAGCCCAACCCCTACAGGAAAGCGAGGTACTTGTGAGTAACTGCTGCCACCACGATCACCACGAAGGCGCTGCCGCCACGGACCCGGTCTGCGGCATGACGGTTAAGACCGAGAACGCGCGCCATACCGCCGAGCACGACGGCGCGACCTACTACTTCTGCTGCGATGGCTGCCGCAAGAAGTTCCAGGCGGCGCCGGGCAAATACCTCGACACCGCCCGGCGGGATGCCGATTCGGGGGACGGCGTGAAGGATCCCGTCTGCGGCATGGACGTTGACCCGGAAACCGCGAAACACCGCGCCGATCACGGAGGCGCCACGTATTACTTCTGCAGCGATGGCTGCCGCGTGAAGTTTGAGAAGGATCCGGACCACTACCTGAAGCCCGAAGCGCAAGACGCGCCCCCAGCTGACAAAAACGCGTTCTACACCTGCCCGATGCACCCGGAAGTGGAGCAACGGGGGCCGGGTTCCTGTCCGAAGTGCGGGATGGCGCTGGAACCGGCGGACGGCGGCGATGGCGCGGAGGACACGTCGGAACTGGATGATATGACACGGCGTTTCTGGATCAGCCTGGCGCTGACCGTGCCGATCTTCTGCATCGCCATGGGCGACATGCTCCCGCCGCTCCAACACGCCCTTTCCCACCCGGCGTGGAAGTGGGTGCAGCTGGCGCTCGCGACGCCTGTGGTGCTCTATGGCGGCGCCGTATTCTTCCAGCGCGGCTGGCAGTCCCTCGTCAACCGCCACCTCAACATGTTCACCCTGATTGCGCTCGGCACCGGCGTCGCCTACGCCTACAGCATCGTCGCCACGATCGTCCCCGGCCTGTTCCCCGAGGGTTTCCGCGGCCACAACGGCCAGGTCGCGCTGTATTTCGAATCCGCCGCCGTAATCATCACGCTCGTGCTGGTCGGGCAGGTGCTCGAACTCCGCGCGCGCCGCAAGACCGCCGGGGCCATCCGCGCATTGCTGGAACTCGCCCCCAAGACCGCACGCCGCATTCGCGAGGACGGCGCAGAAGAGGACGTTCCGATTGACGAGCTCCAGGAGGGCGATCGGCTCCGGGTCCGGCCGGGTGAGAGGGTGCCGGTGGACGGCGCGATCGAGGAGGGCGAAAGCAGCGTCGACGAGTCCATGATCACCGGCGAGCCGATGGCTGTGAAGAAAGGGGCGGGCGATGCCGTCACCGGCGGCACGGTCAACCAGAACGGTTCCTTCGTTATGCGCGCGGAGCGCGTGGGCGCGGACACGACGCTCTCGCAAATTGTGGACATGGTCCGCCAGGCCCAGCGGAGCCGCGCGCCCATCCAGAGAGTGGCCGACACCGTTGCGGGCTATTTCGTGCCCGCCGTGGTGCTCGTATCGATACTTTCCTTCATCGCCTGGATGATCTGGGGCCCCGAACCCGCCATCGCCTACGCCCTCGTCAACGCCATTGCCGTACTCATCATCGCCTGCCCCTGCGCGCTGGGGCTCGCCACGCCCATCTCCATCATGGTGGGCACGGGGCGTGGCGCCCAGGCCGGCGTGCTCCTGCGTGACGCCGAAGCGCTGGAGGCCATGGAGCGCGTGGATGTGCTCGTGGTGGACAAGACCGGCACCCTGACCGAGGGCAAGCCGCGCGTCGTCACGGTGGAAGCCGAGGACGGCTTTTCCGAGGAGGATGTGCTGCGCATCGCGGGTTCACTGGAGCGCGGCAGCGAACACCCGCTCGCCGCGGCCATCCTCGCGGCGGCGAAAGATCGCGGCGCCGCCCTCGCCGACCCGAAGGGCTTCGACGCGGTGACCGGCAAGGGCGTCACCGGCGCCGTGGACGGAAAACGCGTCCTGCTTGGCAACGCCAGCCTGCTGGAGGACAGCGGCGTGGACACGGGCCATCTTTCGGAGCGGGCCGAGGCGCGCCGCGAGAAGGCCGAGACCGTGGTGCTGCTCGCGGTGGACGGCCAGCCCGCGGGCCTTATCGGCATCGCGGACCCGATCAAGGAAAGCACGCCGGACGCCCTGAAAACCCTCCACGAGGCCGGTCTCCGCATCGTCATGCTCACCGGCGACAGCCAGACCACCGCCGAGGCCGTCGCGCGCGAACTGGGCATCGACGAAGTACACGCGGGCGTGATGCCGGATCAGAAACTGGAGCACGTGAAAGCGCTCCAGGAGGAAGGCTTCCGCGTCGCCATGGCCGGCGACGGCACGAACGACGCCCCCGCGCTGGCGCAGGCCCACGTGGGCATCGCTATGGGATCCGGCACGGATGTCGCCCTCGAAAGCGCGGGCATCACCCTCGTCAAGGGCGACCTCGCCGGGATCGCGCGCGCGCGCCACCTCAGCCGCGCCACCATGCGCAACATCCGCCAGAATCTGTTCTTCGCCTTCGCCTACAATGCTCTCGGCGTCCCCATCGCCGCCGGCGCGCTCTACCCCGTCTTCGGACTGCAGCTCAGCCCCATGATCGCCGCCGCCGCCATGAGCTTCAGCTCGGTGTCGGTGGTGGGCAATGCGCTGCGCCTGCGGCGGGTGGACTTGTAATGGTGCGGGGGTATTGTGTGACGCGTCGGGTTGCCCGTTAGGGGATAAAACGCTGCCCTGACTGTTGGCGCTCAACTGAAGGCCCGCACCCACAAGTCGCGACCGCCTTTGGCGGTGGATCAAGAGAGAATACGCAGCGATAAGGACCGACCGCTCCCCTCACCCACAAGCTGATGGCCGCTTGAAGCGGCCCGCTTGAGGGTGGCACCCGTGGGTCCTTTCCAATTCCTCCCGCCGATTCGGGGTGGCGGCACCGCATTCGCGGCCGGGCGTTTTTTTCGGCGAGAGGCAGTCCCCGTCACCGCCCGCGGTCGGCCACGCTCCGGCCTGAGTCTTTGTACGTATCCAGCAGCGCCGCGAGGCGCGCCACGATCTCGGGGTGCGCCTCGTACAGGTTGGTTGTTTCCGCCGGATCGTTTTCCAGGTCGTAGAGCTGGCCCTCGGGCCCGTCGTGGCCGCCTTCGGTCCAGCCGCCGCTGCCGCGCCCGTCGATATACTTCCATTGGCCCTGGCGAATCGCGAACATGCCGTGAATCGAGTGGTGCACGGTCGCCTCGCGGATCGGGGCCGTCCGCGCTTCCCCGCGCAGGGCCGGCAGGACGTTGTAGCTGTCGCGCGCGGCGCCCTCCGGCAGTTGCGCGCCGGTTATTGCGGCCACGGTCGCCATCAGATCCATGTGACCGATGACTTCGTCCGATACCGCGCCAGCGGGGATCTGGCCTGGCCACTGCGCGATGAAGGGAACCCGGTGGCCACCCTCCCAGATGTCGGCCTTCATGCCGCGGTAGATGTGGCTCGGGTTGTGGCCGTAGGCCAGCACGGTGCCGGGCTTGTTGGCCATGTTCTCGCCGTCGTTCTGCGCCGACCCGTTGTCGCTGGTGAAGATGACGAGCGTGTTGTCCAGCTGGCCGGCCGACTCCAGCGCGGCCAGCACCGCGCCGACAAATGCGTCCGTCTGGTGCACGAAATCCCCGTAGCGGTGCGCGCCGCTCGTCCCGATGAATTCGGGCGCGGGCGCCACCGGGTTGTGCGGCGAGGTCAACGGAAGATACAGGAAGAATGGCGCATCCGCGCGCCGGTTGAACGGCGCTTCGCCGGGTGCGGCCTGGATGAAGGCCACCGCCTTCTCCAGCAGGGCCGGCAGGACCTCGGTCAGGTCCCAGCCTTCCACCATTGGCCCCGGCGATCCAAACATGGCCTCGGGCTTGGGCCGGTCGGGCAGGCCGAGCAGGCGATCGTTCTCGATGAAGGCATAGGGCGGAAAGTTGGGCACATCGTCGCCGAAGTAATAGCCGAAGCCGCGCGTAGTCGGGCCATTCGCGATCGGCTTCGTGAAATCGATGGTGTCCCCCAGCGGCCCGCGCACTTTCACGTCCCACTGGCCCAGCGGGACGTGGTCGTTGGGCCGCGAACCGTCCTTCGTCGCCCAATCCCAACCCAGGTGCCACTTGCCGATGCACGCGGTGTCATACCCCGCCGCCGCCAGCATGCCGGGCAGCGTGGGCGTCTCCGGGTCGATGAGGGGCCCGTCCCAGGGCCAGAGCACGCTGCTCTTCAGGCGCGATCGCCAGGCATAGGTCCCCGTGAGCAACGCGTAGCGCGTGGGGGAACAGACCGCGCTCGGCGAATGCGCGTCGGTAAAGCGCATGCCCGCCGCAGCCATCGCATCCAGGTGCGGCGTGGGGATCTTCGAGTCCGGGTTGTAGCAGGCCACGTCGCCATAGCCCAGATCATCCGCGAGGATCACCACGATGTTGGGCATCGCCGAGTGGACGCCCATGCACGAGGCCGCCAGCACTATTGCGACAATGGTCTTCAGTGGTCTCATCGTATGCGCGCTCCTGCTGCTGCGGGGTCCCTGGCCTGTTTTCGATAGTATCATACCGCGCTTTGGGGCGGCGCGCGGGTGAATATGGTCCGCGTCTCGTCGGGAAAAGGGCGGTGCGATAATCAGGATATCAAGGGTAGTTCCACCCCGCCCCAATATTCGTGATGGGCAACGTGCTCACACGCTTGTCCAGCGGGTACGCCCGATCGCCCGGATACACCACCCACAGGTGCTCCAATTCCAGATCGGCCAGGGCGCTACTCATCGATTTGGTCATCCGCGGCGCATCGGCGTATTTCACCTCGATGGCCCAGTTCTTCCCATGCTCCTGCCAGAACAGGTCCACCTCGGCGCCCGCATGCGTTGCCCAGAAGTTCAACTCCACATTCCGCTTGCCGATGGCTCGCGCCGCGACCTCCAGCGCGAAGCCCTCCCAGGAAGCTCCCAACTTATTGTGGGACGCAAGATCGCGATCGCTGCGCACCGACATGAGCGTGTGCAGTAGACCGGTGTCCCTGATGTAGACCTTGGGCCGCTTTACCATGCGCTTACTCAGATTCACATGCCACGGATGGAGCGTGCGAATCATGAACGTGCCCTCCAGAATATCGATATAGCGTCGCACCAGCAGGTCGCTCACACCGAAAGAGCGGGAAAACTCCGCATAGTTGAGCACCTGCCCGTGATAGTGGCAAAGCATGGTCCAGAAGCGCCGAAGCGTGACGGCCGGTACCGTGATGCCGAGCTGGGGAATGTCACGCTCGAGAAAGCTGACGATGTACTGCTCCCGCCACGCATAGCTGTCGAAATCGTCCATCGCGCCATACGACGGCGGCAGCCCGCCCCGATGCCAGAGTGGACGCCAGTTTTCAACGCCGACATCGGTCAGGCGAAATCCACCCAGTTCGTGATAGGCGATTCGACCGGCAAGCGACTCCGACGACTGCCGGATGAGATCGCGCGAGGCGCTGCCCAGGATCAGGTAACGCTGGTCGGGTCGCGTATCAATCAAGTGCCGCAGCAGGGGAAAAAACTCCGGCAACCGCTGAATCTCGTCTATCACAATCAGACCGGACAAATCATCCAGAACGAGCTTCGGCTGCGAGAGCAGTGCAAGATCCGCTGGATTCTCCAGATCGAAGTAGTGGTCCGCCGAAAACTGCCTTGAAAGTGTGGTCTTACCCGACTGGCGCGGTCCGAGGATCGCGGTGGCAGGGAATTGCCGTAGGAGGTCCTTGAGATGCGCTATGTCTGTAGAGCGGGTTATCATGTCCCTATTTTAGCCAAAGTTCATAGAAATTACAAGGCATTACGACGTAATTTCAATGAACGATATAAAATTATTACTTTTGTAAATTATTTTCTTTTTTGGATGCCTGATTTTCATCATCATTGAAATTTCGGAGCAAGACTCCGAGATTTCAATGATAATCTAGCCTCAAGCCCGC
Encoded proteins:
- a CDS encoding metal-sensitive transcriptional regulator — encoded protein: MHDPETQKKIAHRLRRIEGQVAGIRRMVEDGKYCVDILTQISAAQSALAQTGKVVLGQHMATCVKDTFEDGNEADRDQKIAELLDVFIRYAGPGLR
- a CDS encoding arylsulfatase, which gives rise to MRPLKTIVAIVLAASCMGVHSAMPNIVVILADDLGYGDVACYNPDSKIPTPHLDAMAAAGMRFTDAHSPSAVCSPTRYALLTGTYAWRSRLKSSVLWPWDGPLIDPETPTLPGMLAAAGYDTACIGKWHLGWDWATKDGSRPNDHVPLGQWDVKVRGPLGDTIDFTKPIANGPTTRGFGYYFGDDVPNFPPYAFIENDRLLGLPDRPKPEAMFGSPGPMVEGWDLTEVLPALLEKAVAFIQAAPGEAPFNRRADAPFFLYLPLTSPHNPVAPAPEFIGTSGAHRYGDFVHQTDAFVGAVLAALESAGQLDNTLVIFTSDNGSAQNDGENMANKPGTVLAYGHNPSHIYRGMKADIWEGGHRVPFIAQWPGQIPAGAVSDEVIGHMDLMATVAAITGAQLPEGAARDSYNVLPALRGEARTAPIREATVHHSIHGMFAIRQGQWKYIDGRGSGGWTEGGHDGPEGQLYDLENDPAETTNLYEAHPEIVARLAALLDTYKDSGRSVADRGR
- a CDS encoding heavy metal translocating P-type ATPase, with the protein product MTVKTENARHTAEHDGATYYFCCDGCRKKFQAAPGKYLDTARRDADSGDGVKDPVCGMDVDPETAKHRADHGGATYYFCSDGCRVKFEKDPDHYLKPEAQDAPPADKNAFYTCPMHPEVEQRGPGSCPKCGMALEPADGGDGAEDTSELDDMTRRFWISLALTVPIFCIAMGDMLPPLQHALSHPAWKWVQLALATPVVLYGGAVFFQRGWQSLVNRHLNMFTLIALGTGVAYAYSIVATIVPGLFPEGFRGHNGQVALYFESAAVIITLVLVGQVLELRARRKTAGAIRALLELAPKTARRIREDGAEEDVPIDELQEGDRLRVRPGERVPVDGAIEEGESSVDESMITGEPMAVKKGAGDAVTGGTVNQNGSFVMRAERVGADTTLSQIVDMVRQAQRSRAPIQRVADTVAGYFVPAVVLVSILSFIAWMIWGPEPAIAYALVNAIAVLIIACPCALGLATPISIMVGTGRGAQAGVLLRDAEALEAMERVDVLVVDKTGTLTEGKPRVVTVEAEDGFSEEDVLRIAGSLERGSEHPLAAAILAAAKDRGAALADPKGFDAVTGKGVTGAVDGKRVLLGNASLLEDSGVDTGHLSERAEARREKAETVVLLAVDGQPAGLIGIADPIKESTPDALKTLHEAGLRIVMLTGDSQTTAEAVARELGIDEVHAGVMPDQKLEHVKALQEEGFRVAMAGDGTNDAPALAQAHVGIAMGSGTDVALESAGITLVKGDLAGIARARHLSRATMRNIRQNLFFAFAYNALGVPIAAGALYPVFGLQLSPMIAAAAMSFSSVSVVGNALRLRRVDL
- a CDS encoding ATP-binding protein is translated as MITRSTDIAHLKDLLRQFPATAILGPRQSGKTTLSRQFSADHYFDLENPADLALLSQPKLVLDDLSGLIVIDEIQRLPEFFPLLRHLIDTRPDQRYLILGSASRDLIRQSSESLAGRIAYHELGGFRLTDVGVENWRPLWHRGGLPPSYGAMDDFDSYAWREQYIVSFLERDIPQLGITVPAVTLRRFWTMLCHYHGQVLNYAEFSRSFGVSDLLVRRYIDILEGTFMIRTLHPWHVNLSKRMVKRPKVYIRDTGLLHTLMSVRSDRDLASHNKLGASWEGFALEVAARAIGKRNVELNFWATHAGAEVDLFWQEHGKNWAIEVKYADAPRMTKSMSSALADLELEHLWVVYPGDRAYPLDKRVSTLPITNIGAGWNYP